The genomic window CGGCGAGCGCGGCGGTGGCGTCGCAGCGTTCGTGGGCGTCGATGAACCTGGCCAGCAGCTCCCGTTCCCGCTCGTCGGCCGGGTTGGCCGCCCAGTCGGCCCGCCGGGCCGGCAGGTGGGACTGCAGGCTGGCCCGGGCCCGCTGCAGGGCGCTGTTCGCCGCCGCCACGCTGGTCTCCAGCAGCTCCGCCGTCTCCGCCGCCGACCAGCCGAGCACGTCGCGGACCAGGAAGGCGGCCCGCTGCCGGGCCGGCAGCACCTGCATGGCGGCGAGGAACGCCAGCTCGATGGTCTCCCGGGTCACCGCCACCGCGTCCGGCTGCTCGTCGCCCGGCGCGACCCGGTCCAGCAGCCGGTCCGGGTACGGCTGCAACCACGGCACCTCCGCGTACGACCGCACGGCGCGTGGCTGCCGGCCGGTGCGGCGTAGCAGGTCCAGGCAGACGTTGGTGGCGATCCGGTAGAGCCAGGCCCGGGCCTGCGCCCCGTCGAAGCCGTCCCGCCCCCGCCACGCCCGCAGGTACGTCTCCTGGACGGCGTCCTCGGCGTCGTCGAAGGAGGCGAGCATCCGGTAGCAGTGCACGTGCAACTCGCGCCGATGGCGTTCGGTGAGCGCGGCGAAGTCGGGGTCGGCCGGCGCGGGGCGCAGGTCGGCGGTCACGCTGCCACCGCCCCGGCCCGGCCGACCTCCTGGATCAGCCACTCGTTGCCGTCCGGGTCACGCAGCGACAGGAAGGAGCCGTAGTCCCGTCGCTCCGGGTCGGGCCCGGAGGTCTGCACGCCGCCCGCTGCGAAGTGGAAGACCTCGCTGGGCTTCGCGCCCCGCTCCACCAGCTCCGCCCACGCCGCGTCGATGTCC from Micromonospora kangleipakensis includes these protein-coding regions:
- a CDS encoding RNA polymerase subunit sigma-70 yields the protein MTADLRPAPADPDFAALTERHRRELHVHCYRMLASFDDAEDAVQETYLRAWRGRDGFDGAQARAWLYRIATNVCLDLLRRTGRQPRAVRSYAEVPWLQPYPDRLLDRVAPGDEQPDAVAVTRETIELAFLAAMQVLPARQRAAFLVRDVLGWSAAETAELLETSVAAANSALQRARASLQSHLPARRADWAANPADERERELLARFIDAHERCDATAALAAAAPDLRITMPPAPMCFDGVAAIAPLLERAFGPEREGDWRLLPTYANRLPAAASYLRRPGDQVFRAFKLDVLRVRDGRIVEITTFGHALFPAFGLPAEL